One stretch of Nocardioides perillae DNA includes these proteins:
- the purD gene encoding phosphoribosylamine--glycine ligase gives MAQDPLVAAVHVAPGNPGAAEVATLHAVDTLDGTAVAALATRLGADLVVVGPEAPLVAGVADAVTAAGVPCFGPSREAARLEGSKAFAKEVMAAAGVPTAEARVCRTPDEVAAALDAFGAPYVVKDDGLAAGKGVVVTSDRQEALDHAAGCEQVVVEDYLDGPEVSLFAVTDGTTVVPLQPAQDFKRIGDGDTGPNTGGMGAYTPLPWAPAGLVEEVHRDVLQPTVDEMARRGTPFRGLLYAGLALTSRGTRVVEFNARFGDPETQALMALLDSSPYVLLHAAATGRLHEVPAPVWKPGAAVAVVMASAGYPASSSSGDVVVGTETLAADPAVHVVHAGTARDAEGRLVTAGGRVLAVTAVGSDLADARAKAYEGVHHVAFPGAQWRTDIAQAAAQAAGPSAAPTADLTAAPTADPTADPTAAQEATQP, from the coding sequence CTGGCCCAGGACCCGCTCGTCGCCGCGGTCCACGTCGCCCCGGGCAACCCCGGCGCGGCCGAGGTGGCGACGCTTCACGCCGTCGACACCCTCGACGGCACGGCGGTCGCCGCGCTCGCCACCCGCCTGGGCGCCGACCTGGTCGTCGTCGGCCCGGAGGCCCCGCTCGTCGCGGGTGTCGCCGACGCCGTCACCGCGGCCGGGGTCCCGTGCTTCGGACCGTCCCGCGAGGCCGCGCGGCTCGAGGGCTCGAAGGCGTTCGCGAAGGAGGTGATGGCCGCCGCCGGCGTGCCCACCGCCGAGGCCCGGGTCTGCCGCACCCCCGACGAGGTCGCGGCCGCCCTCGACGCGTTCGGTGCGCCGTACGTCGTGAAGGACGACGGCCTCGCCGCCGGCAAGGGCGTCGTCGTCACCTCCGACCGGCAGGAGGCGCTGGACCACGCGGCGGGCTGCGAGCAGGTCGTCGTCGAGGACTACCTCGACGGGCCCGAGGTCTCCCTCTTCGCCGTCACCGACGGCACCACCGTCGTGCCGCTGCAGCCCGCCCAGGACTTCAAGCGCATCGGCGACGGCGACACCGGGCCCAACACCGGGGGCATGGGCGCCTACACGCCGCTGCCCTGGGCGCCGGCCGGGCTGGTCGAGGAGGTCCACCGCGACGTCCTGCAGCCGACCGTCGACGAGATGGCGCGGCGCGGCACCCCCTTCCGCGGCCTGCTGTACGCCGGGCTGGCGCTCACCTCGCGCGGCACCCGCGTCGTGGAGTTCAACGCCCGCTTCGGCGACCCCGAGACCCAGGCGCTGATGGCGCTGCTCGACTCCTCGCCCTACGTGCTGCTGCACGCGGCGGCGACCGGGCGGCTGCACGAGGTGCCGGCGCCGGTGTGGAAGCCGGGTGCGGCCGTCGCGGTGGTCATGGCCTCCGCGGGCTACCCCGCCTCCTCGTCCAGCGGCGACGTGGTCGTCGGCACCGAGACGCTCGCCGCCGACCCGGCCGTGCACGTCGTGCATGCCGGCACCGCCCGCGACGCCGAGGGCCGCCTGGTCACCGCCGGCGGTCGCGTGCTCGCCGTCACCGCGGTCGGCTCCGACCTCGCCGACGCGCGCGCGAAGGCCTACGAGGGCGTGCACCACGTCGCCTTCCCCGGGGCGCAGTGGCGCACCGACATCGCCCAGGCGGCCGCGCAGGCCGCTGGCCCGTCCGCTGCCCCGACCGCCGACCTGACCGCCGCCCCGACCGCCGACCCGACCGCCGACCCGACCGCCGCCCAGGAGGCGACCCAGCCGTGA
- the purB gene encoding adenylosuccinate lyase — protein sequence MSHPNVLATRYAGADLAALWSPEHKVVLERQLWVAVLKAQRDLGIDVPDGVVEAYEAVVDQVDLDSIAARERVTRHDVKARIEEFCALAGHEHVHKGMTSRDLTENVEQLQVRRSLEVLRDRAVAAAVRLGRLAAEHETTVMAGRSHNVAAQATTLGKRFATVADELLVAVQRVEELLARYPLRGIKGPVGTAQDMLDLLDGDASRLGELEHRVAAHLGFEQTLTSVGQVYPRSLDFEVVSALVQLVAAPSNLATTIRLMAGIELVTEGFAEGQVGSSAMPHKMNTRSCERVNGLAVVLRGHLSMVGELAGDQWNEGDVSCSVVRRVALPDAFFAADGLFQTFLTVLDEFGAFPAVIQRELDRYLPFLTTTKVLMAAVRNGVGRETAHEAIKEHAVGVALEMRQGRSDNDLFDRLAADERLGLTREQIATLVAEPIEFTGAAVEQVRSVVARVEALAVRHPDAAAYSPGAIL from the coding sequence GTGAGCCACCCCAACGTCCTCGCCACCCGCTACGCCGGGGCCGACCTCGCCGCGCTGTGGTCGCCCGAGCACAAGGTGGTGCTCGAGCGCCAGCTGTGGGTGGCGGTGCTCAAGGCGCAGCGCGACCTCGGGATCGACGTGCCCGACGGCGTGGTCGAGGCCTACGAGGCGGTCGTCGACCAGGTCGACCTCGACTCGATCGCGGCGCGCGAGCGGGTCACCCGCCACGACGTCAAGGCGCGCATCGAGGAGTTCTGCGCCCTCGCCGGGCACGAGCACGTGCACAAGGGCATGACCTCGCGCGACCTGACGGAGAACGTCGAGCAGCTGCAGGTGCGCCGCTCGCTCGAGGTGCTGCGCGACCGGGCCGTGGCCGCCGCGGTGCGCCTCGGCCGGCTCGCCGCCGAGCACGAGACGACCGTGATGGCCGGGCGCTCGCACAACGTGGCCGCCCAGGCGACGACGCTCGGCAAGCGCTTCGCCACCGTCGCCGACGAGCTGCTGGTCGCGGTCCAGCGCGTCGAGGAGCTGCTCGCGCGCTACCCGCTGCGCGGGATCAAGGGCCCGGTCGGCACCGCCCAGGACATGCTCGACCTGCTCGACGGCGACGCCTCGCGGCTCGGCGAGCTCGAGCACCGCGTCGCCGCGCACCTGGGCTTCGAGCAGACCCTCACGAGCGTCGGCCAGGTCTACCCGCGCAGCCTCGACTTCGAGGTCGTCTCCGCGCTGGTCCAGCTCGTCGCCGCGCCCTCCAACCTCGCCACCACGATCCGGCTGATGGCCGGCATCGAGCTGGTCACCGAGGGCTTCGCCGAGGGCCAGGTCGGCAGCTCGGCGATGCCGCACAAGATGAACACCCGCTCCTGCGAGCGGGTCAACGGCCTCGCCGTCGTGCTGCGCGGCCACCTCTCCATGGTGGGCGAGCTGGCCGGCGACCAGTGGAACGAGGGCGACGTCTCCTGCTCGGTGGTGCGCCGCGTCGCCCTGCCCGACGCGTTCTTCGCCGCCGACGGGCTCTTCCAGACCTTCCTCACCGTGCTCGACGAGTTCGGGGCCTTCCCGGCGGTGATCCAGCGCGAGCTCGACCGCTACCTGCCCTTCCTCACCACCACGAAGGTGCTCATGGCCGCGGTGCGCAACGGGGTCGGCCGCGAGACCGCGCACGAGGCGATCAAGGAGCACGCGGTCGGGGTCGCGCTCGAGATGCGCCAGGGCCGCAGCGACAACGACCTCTTCGACCGCCTCGCCGCCGACGAGCGGCTGGGGCTCACCCGCGAGCAGATCGCCACGCTGGTGGCCGAGCCGATCGAGTTCACCGGCGCGGCGGTCGAGCAGGTGCGCTCGGTCGTCGCGCGGGTCGAGGCGCTCGCGGTGCGCCACCCGGACGCCGCGGCGTACTCGCCCGGCGCGATCCTCTAG
- a CDS encoding MFS transporter: protein MSEETAERSAPAGGDAGTDDAPDPRRWRILGVSLVVGFMSLLDVTIVNVAIPSIRAGLETTAGAVQWLVSGYALAFGLTLVTGGRLGDALGRRRLMAIGLVGFVVSSAAVGLAPSIELAIAARLLQGASAGLLTPQNSGIIQDLFRGPERGRAFGLFGLTVSVSSAAGPILGGAIIALLGEEQGWRWLFLVNVPIGLLALVGVLRLVPGRPPEDGADPQADGDHAGRRTPVDLDLRGALLLGGGVLAVLYPLVMLEGGALWPLALVPLAPALLVAFARWERRVSAAGRAPLLDVGLLRRTPGYADGIAVGSLYFTGFTGIFLVLSVVSQEELGYSALEAGLLSTPFALGAALTARPAGRLVSSVGRRLTVQSLAVMMSGVALLALLLPLADGAALWWVVVPTLLLAGLGAGGVISPNFTLTLADVPPRMGGAAGAALQTGQRIGSAMGAALLMTTYQVVLSTTDDPVRAFQGALAAALAVLTLAQVSAVRSWRRDD, encoded by the coding sequence GTGAGCGAGGAGACGGCGGAGCGGTCCGCACCGGCGGGCGGCGACGCCGGCACCGACGACGCCCCCGACCCGCGGCGCTGGCGGATCCTGGGGGTCTCGCTCGTCGTCGGCTTCATGAGCCTGCTCGACGTCACGATCGTCAACGTCGCGATCCCCTCGATCCGCGCCGGCCTCGAGACCACCGCCGGGGCGGTGCAGTGGCTGGTGTCGGGCTACGCCCTCGCCTTCGGGCTCACCCTCGTCACGGGCGGTCGGCTCGGCGACGCACTCGGCCGTCGGCGGCTGATGGCGATCGGCCTGGTCGGCTTCGTCGTGTCGTCGGCCGCCGTCGGCCTGGCCCCCAGCATCGAGCTCGCGATCGCGGCTCGGCTGCTGCAGGGCGCCAGCGCCGGTCTCCTCACGCCGCAGAACTCCGGGATCATCCAGGACCTCTTCCGCGGCCCCGAGCGCGGCCGGGCCTTCGGCCTCTTCGGCCTCACTGTCTCGGTCTCGTCGGCCGCCGGGCCCATCCTGGGCGGCGCGATCATCGCACTGCTCGGCGAGGAGCAGGGCTGGCGCTGGCTCTTCCTCGTGAACGTGCCGATCGGGCTGCTCGCCCTCGTCGGCGTCCTGCGCCTCGTGCCGGGTCGCCCACCCGAGGACGGCGCCGACCCGCAGGCCGACGGCGACCACGCGGGGCGGCGTACGCCCGTCGACCTCGACCTGCGCGGCGCCCTGCTGCTGGGCGGCGGGGTCCTGGCCGTGCTCTACCCCCTCGTGATGCTCGAGGGCGGGGCCCTGTGGCCGCTCGCGCTCGTGCCGCTCGCGCCGGCGCTGCTCGTCGCCTTCGCGCGCTGGGAGCGCCGCGTGTCCGCAGCGGGCCGCGCGCCGCTGCTCGACGTGGGGCTGCTGCGGCGCACGCCGGGCTACGCCGACGGCATCGCGGTCGGCAGCCTCTACTTCACCGGCTTCACCGGCATCTTCCTGGTGCTCTCGGTGGTCTCGCAGGAGGAGCTCGGCTACTCCGCGCTCGAGGCCGGGTTGCTCTCGACGCCGTTCGCGCTCGGCGCCGCCCTCACCGCCCGCCCGGCCGGTCGCCTCGTGTCCTCCGTCGGGCGTCGCCTGACGGTGCAGTCGCTCGCGGTGATGATGAGCGGTGTCGCGCTGCTGGCGCTGCTGCTGCCGCTCGCCGACGGCGCCGCGCTGTGGTGGGTGGTGGTGCCGACCCTGCTGCTCGCCGGGCTGGGCGCCGGCGGCGTGATCAGCCCCAACTTCACCCTCACCCTCGCCGACGTGCCGCCGCGCATGGGCGGGGCCGCCGGGGCTGCCCTGCAGACCGGTCAGCGCATCGGCTCCGCCATGGGCGCGGCCCTGCTGATGACGACCTACCAGGTCGTGCTCTCGACCACCGACGACCCGGTGCGCGCCTTCCAGGGCGCGCTCGCGGCCGCGCTCGCCGTGCTCACCCTCGCCCAGGTCTCCGCGGTGCGCTCGTGGCGCCGCGACGACTGA
- a CDS encoding antibiotic biosynthesis monooxygenase family protein: MAIVKINAISVPPQAGPELEKRFAARAGTIEHTPGFLGFQLLRPTAGEERYFVVTQWEDEESFAAWRDGGAQAAHAGERAKPVASGADLLEFDVVLDVTPASASD; this comes from the coding sequence ATGGCCATTGTGAAGATCAACGCCATCAGCGTCCCGCCGCAGGCCGGCCCCGAGCTGGAGAAGCGCTTCGCGGCGCGCGCGGGCACGATCGAGCACACCCCGGGGTTCCTTGGTTTCCAGCTGCTGCGGCCCACCGCGGGCGAGGAGCGCTACTTCGTCGTGACCCAGTGGGAGGACGAGGAGTCCTTCGCGGCCTGGCGCGACGGGGGCGCCCAGGCGGCCCACGCGGGTGAGCGGGCGAAGCCGGTCGCCTCCGGCGCCGACCTGCTGGAGTTCGACGTCGTCCTCGACGTCACCCCCGCCTCCGCCTCGGACTGA
- the egtD gene encoding L-histidine N(alpha)-methyltransferase → MSTESTTTTPRTTPRTTPRTTPRVDRHLTPADLAAALRDDVRRGLTATPKELPPKYFYDGRGSELFEEITRLPEYYPTRAERAVLEARAGEVARLTGARTLVELGSGSSEKTHLLLRALRDAGTLERYVPVDVSVDAVEGALPGLVEAYPGLEVHGVVADFDRHLHLLPTEGPRLVVFLGGTIGNFAPAHRARFLAAVAETMRSGDHLLLGTDLVKDPERLVAAYDDAAGVTADFNRNVLRVVDAALDADLDPDAFEHVAVWDADEEWIEMRLRSTRDQVAHVRALDLTVHFERGEEVRTEISAKFRPERVRAELEDAGLRLVELWTDEPGDFAVSLATV, encoded by the coding sequence GTGAGCACCGAGAGCACGACCACCACCCCGCGCACCACCCCGCGCACCACCCCGCGCACCACCCCGCGCGTGGACCGCCACCTCACGCCCGCCGACCTGGCGGCCGCGCTGCGCGACGACGTGCGCCGCGGGCTGACCGCGACGCCGAAGGAGCTGCCGCCGAAGTACTTCTACGACGGCCGGGGCAGCGAGCTCTTCGAGGAGATCACCCGGCTGCCGGAGTACTACCCGACCCGCGCCGAGCGTGCGGTGCTCGAGGCGCGGGCCGGCGAGGTCGCGCGGCTGACCGGCGCGCGCACGCTGGTCGAGCTCGGGTCGGGCTCGTCGGAGAAGACCCACCTGCTGCTGCGGGCGCTGCGCGACGCCGGCACCCTCGAGCGCTACGTGCCGGTCGACGTCAGCGTCGACGCGGTGGAGGGCGCGCTGCCGGGGCTGGTCGAGGCCTACCCGGGGCTGGAGGTGCACGGGGTGGTGGCCGACTTCGACCGGCACCTGCACCTGCTGCCGACCGAGGGGCCGCGACTCGTGGTCTTCCTGGGCGGCACGATCGGCAACTTCGCGCCGGCCCACCGCGCCCGGTTCCTCGCCGCGGTCGCCGAGACGATGCGCTCCGGCGACCACCTGCTGCTCGGCACCGACCTGGTGAAGGACCCCGAGCGCCTCGTCGCGGCGTACGACGACGCCGCCGGTGTGACCGCCGACTTCAACCGCAACGTCCTGCGCGTGGTCGACGCCGCGCTCGACGCCGACCTCGACCCCGACGCCTTCGAGCACGTGGCGGTGTGGGACGCCGACGAGGAGTGGATCGAGATGCGGCTGCGCTCCACCCGCGACCAGGTCGCGCACGTCCGGGCGCTCGACCTCACGGTGCACTTCGAGCGGGGCGAGGAGGTGAGGACGGAGATCTCCGCGAAGTTCCGCCCCGAGCGGGTGCGCGCCGAGCTCGAGGACGCCGGGCTGCGCCTGGTCGAGCTGTGGACCGACGAGCCCGGCGACTTCGCGGTCTCGCTGGCGACCGTGTGA
- the egtC gene encoding ergothioneine biosynthesis protein EgtC — protein MCRHLAWLGPPRALDDLVLAPEHGLLTQSWAPRRQRHGTVNVDGFGVGWYAAARPAPVRYRRAQPIWTDASFASLAPTVASSCVVAAVRSATVGTSADESAAAPFTEGRWLLSHNGRLEDWSGARKALREHAADVPDARTGVDSALLFGLAVARWQGGASLGEGLASATTDLLAHGGGRLTTLAADGESVAGVVCGEPLWWRREAGGVVVASEPHGPDTGPDDDLDESGWRELPDRTVFVVRPGAEPETAPL, from the coding sequence GTGTGCCGACACCTGGCCTGGCTCGGCCCGCCACGCGCGCTCGACGACCTCGTGCTCGCGCCCGAGCACGGCCTGCTGACGCAGTCGTGGGCGCCACGGCGCCAGCGCCACGGCACCGTCAACGTCGACGGGTTCGGCGTCGGGTGGTACGCCGCCGCACGGCCCGCGCCCGTCCGCTACCGCCGTGCCCAGCCGATCTGGACCGACGCCTCCTTCGCCTCGCTCGCGCCGACGGTGGCCTCGTCGTGCGTGGTCGCCGCCGTGCGCTCGGCGACCGTCGGCACCTCGGCCGACGAGTCCGCCGCGGCGCCCTTCACCGAGGGCCGGTGGCTGCTGAGCCACAACGGCCGCCTCGAGGACTGGTCGGGGGCGCGCAAGGCGCTGCGGGAGCACGCCGCCGACGTGCCCGACGCGCGCACCGGCGTCGACTCCGCGCTGCTCTTCGGGCTCGCGGTGGCGCGCTGGCAGGGCGGCGCGTCGCTCGGCGAGGGTCTGGCCTCGGCGACGACGGACCTCCTCGCGCACGGCGGCGGGCGGCTGACGACCCTGGCCGCCGACGGCGAGTCGGTGGCCGGCGTGGTCTGCGGGGAGCCGCTGTGGTGGCGCCGCGAGGCCGGCGGCGTCGTCGTCGCCAGCGAGCCGCACGGGCCCGACACCGGCCCCGACGACGACCTCGACGAGAGCGGGTGGCGCGAGCTGCCCGACCGCACGGTCTTCGTGGTGCGACCCGGCGCCGAGCCCGAGACCGCGCCGCTGTGA
- the egtB gene encoding ergothioneine biosynthesis protein EgtB produces the protein MTTTPERPRPGTDPRTLAPDALRQHLADELERVRGRSRGLTTDVLDEAELLAQHSRLMSPLVWDLAHVGNYEELWLLREAAGVEAVRPEIDDLYDAFEHPRATRPQLPLLRPDEAGDYLALVRRKVLDALDDLPLEAEPDDPAVPPLLRHGFVHGMVLQHEHQHDETMLATHQLRRGTPVLPATDRLPAPAALLRSAEVVVPAGPFTMGTSDDPWALDNERPAHVVELPAYAIDTVPVSNAAYRAFVEAGGYDDERLWSEAGWRWRCESGKRAPAFWFREAGQWLRRRFGRVEELPDAEPVQHVCFHEAEAWCRWAGRRLPTEAEWEKAASWDPDAQAKRRFPWGDEPPGEEHANLGQVRYRPTEAGSWPAGASAYGVLQLLGDVWEWTSTEFTGYPGFRAFPYAEYSEVFFDDGYRVLRGGCWATDPQACRTTFRNWDHPIRRQVFAGFRSARDA, from the coding sequence GTGACCACGACCCCCGAGCGCCCCCGCCCCGGGACCGACCCGCGCACCCTCGCCCCGGACGCGCTGCGCCAGCACCTGGCCGACGAGCTCGAGCGGGTGCGTGGGCGCAGCCGCGGGCTCACCACCGACGTGCTCGACGAGGCCGAGCTCCTCGCCCAGCACTCCCGGCTGATGTCGCCGCTCGTGTGGGACCTCGCCCACGTCGGCAACTACGAGGAGCTGTGGCTGCTGCGCGAGGCGGCCGGCGTCGAGGCGGTGCGGCCCGAGATCGACGACCTCTACGACGCCTTCGAGCACCCCCGCGCCACCCGGCCGCAGCTGCCGCTGCTGCGACCCGACGAGGCCGGCGACTACCTCGCGCTGGTGCGCCGCAAGGTGCTCGACGCGCTCGACGACCTGCCGCTCGAGGCCGAGCCCGACGACCCGGCGGTGCCGCCGCTGCTGCGGCACGGCTTCGTGCACGGCATGGTGCTGCAGCACGAGCACCAGCACGACGAGACGATGCTGGCCACCCACCAGCTGCGCCGGGGCACGCCCGTCCTGCCCGCGACCGACCGGCTGCCGGCGCCCGCGGCGCTGCTGCGCTCGGCCGAGGTGGTCGTGCCCGCCGGACCCTTCACGATGGGCACCTCCGACGACCCCTGGGCCCTCGACAACGAGCGACCCGCCCACGTCGTCGAGCTCCCGGCGTACGCCATCGACACGGTGCCGGTGAGCAACGCCGCCTACCGTGCGTTCGTCGAGGCCGGGGGCTACGACGACGAGCGGCTGTGGAGCGAGGCCGGCTGGCGCTGGCGCTGCGAGAGCGGCAAGCGGGCGCCCGCCTTCTGGTTCCGCGAGGCCGGGCAGTGGCTGCGGCGCCGCTTCGGCCGCGTCGAGGAGCTGCCCGACGCCGAGCCCGTGCAGCACGTCTGCTTCCACGAGGCCGAGGCGTGGTGCCGGTGGGCCGGACGGCGGCTGCCGACCGAGGCCGAGTGGGAGAAGGCCGCCTCGTGGGACCCCGACGCGCAGGCCAAGCGCCGCTTCCCCTGGGGTGACGAGCCACCCGGCGAGGAGCACGCCAACCTCGGGCAGGTGCGCTACCGCCCGACCGAGGCGGGGTCGTGGCCGGCGGGCGCCTCGGCCTACGGCGTGCTGCAGCTGCTCGGCGACGTGTGGGAGTGGACGTCGACGGAGTTCACCGGCTACCCCGGCTTCCGCGCGTTCCCCTACGCGGAGTACAGCGAGGTGTTCTTCGACGACGGCTACCGCGTGCTGCGCGGCGGATGCTGGGCCACCGACCCGCAGGCCTGCCGCACCACCTTCCGCAACTGGGACCACCCGATCCGGCGGCAGGTCTTCGCCGGCTTCCGCTCCGCCCGGGACGCCTGA
- the egtA gene encoding ergothioneine biosynthesis glutamate--cysteine ligase EgtA: MPPGASSVLRPARDDVPAAGLDAAAVHGWSARVCFKTGPPRLVGAELEWLVARRDDPTLPVPLPHLRAVCEAAGPPPRGSRVTFEPGGQVELSSLAHLGPSACWHALAEDAAHLHRAVTDAGLRLLPTGLDPWRAPHRQLQHPRYDAMAGYFAAVGGATAELGPVMMTGTASTQVNLDVGRDAPDAARRWHLLHTVGPALVAAFANSPRHAGHSTGWVSGRQRVWQGLDPRRTSPVTTGAAGDPVREWADYVLDAPLMLSERAGDDWSAPAGLTLRGRLDEQAPTTTAELATHASTLFPPVRPRGWFEVRYLDAQPDGWWPVPVAVLSALLDDERAGEAAAEACTGAADWAAAARDGLGAPGLQVAALACLDAAVPALARLGEHDALADLVRAFRDRWTALGRCPADDPLEP, encoded by the coding sequence ATGCCTCCAGGCGCGAGCTCGGTCCTCCGCCCGGCGCGGGACGACGTCCCCGCCGCCGGTCTCGACGCGGCCGCGGTGCACGGCTGGTCGGCGCGGGTCTGCTTCAAGACCGGCCCACCCCGCCTCGTCGGCGCCGAGCTCGAGTGGCTGGTCGCGCGCCGCGACGACCCCACCCTCCCCGTCCCCCTCCCCCACCTCCGCGCTGTGTGCGAGGCCGCCGGCCCGCCTCCTCGCGGCAGCCGGGTCACCTTCGAGCCCGGCGGTCAGGTCGAACTCAGCTCCCTGGCCCACCTCGGCCCGTCCGCCTGCTGGCACGCGCTCGCCGAGGACGCCGCCCACCTGCACCGCGCCGTCACCGACGCCGGGCTGCGGCTGCTGCCGACGGGCCTCGACCCGTGGCGGGCGCCGCACCGCCAGCTGCAGCACCCCCGCTACGACGCGATGGCCGGCTACTTCGCCGCCGTCGGCGGCGCGACCGCCGAGCTCGGCCCGGTCATGATGACCGGCACCGCCTCCACCCAGGTCAACCTCGACGTGGGTCGTGACGCTCCCGACGCCGCGCGGCGCTGGCACCTGCTGCACACCGTCGGCCCAGCGCTCGTGGCGGCGTTCGCCAACTCGCCGCGCCACGCCGGGCACTCCACCGGGTGGGTCTCCGGGCGCCAGCGGGTGTGGCAGGGCCTCGACCCCCGGCGTACGTCGCCGGTCACCACCGGCGCGGCGGGCGACCCCGTCCGGGAGTGGGCCGACTACGTCCTGGACGCGCCGCTGATGCTCTCCGAGCGGGCCGGCGACGACTGGTCGGCGCCGGCCGGTCTGACGCTGCGGGGACGGCTCGACGAGCAGGCTCCCACCACGACCGCCGAGCTCGCCACGCACGCCTCCACCCTCTTCCCGCCGGTGCGCCCGCGGGGGTGGTTCGAGGTGCGCTACCTCGACGCCCAGCCCGACGGCTGGTGGCCGGTGCCGGTCGCGGTGCTCTCGGCGCTCCTCGACGACGAGCGGGCCGGCGAGGCGGCCGCCGAGGCGTGCACCGGTGCCGCCGACTGGGCGGCCGCGGCCCGCGACGGGCTGGGCGCTCCGGGGCTGCAGGTCGCGGCCCTGGCCTGCCTCGACGCCGCCGTCCCGGCCCTCGCCCGGCTCGGCGAGCACGACGCGCTCGCCGACCTGGTGCGCGCCTTCCGCGACCGCTGGACCGCCCTCGGCCGCTGCCCGGCCGACGACCCCCTGGAGCCCTGA
- a CDS encoding antibiotic biosynthesis monooxygenase, translating into MSEVPTAGTTVGTTAGTTADATSGPGATTGPVTVSITRHVEPGHHDEMLAWIRAGGALAVRFPGFLGTGWVRPGRDSDEWHMLYRFADADSLAAWEASSQRQWWLGAAQGIVGESRIERRTGIEGWFDEPSTYDVADLRPMPATPPRWKQACVIFLVFFPLSLLVNAAAGQWLAAVWLPLRVLLSVLVMTPVMTYAALPWITRRMEWWLQGRPAPWRRGATGARAT; encoded by the coding sequence ATGAGCGAGGTCCCCACCGCCGGCACCACCGTCGGCACCACCGCCGGCACCACCGCCGACGCCACCTCCGGCCCCGGCGCGACCACCGGACCGGTGACGGTCTCGATCACCCGCCACGTCGAGCCCGGCCACCACGACGAGATGCTCGCGTGGATCCGTGCGGGTGGCGCCCTGGCCGTGCGCTTCCCGGGCTTCCTCGGCACCGGCTGGGTGCGCCCCGGTCGCGACAGCGACGAGTGGCACATGCTCTACCGCTTCGCCGACGCCGACTCGTTGGCCGCGTGGGAGGCCTCCTCGCAGCGGCAGTGGTGGCTCGGCGCCGCCCAGGGCATCGTGGGGGAGTCGCGCATCGAGCGCCGCACCGGCATCGAGGGGTGGTTCGACGAGCCGTCCACCTACGACGTCGCCGACCTCCGGCCGATGCCGGCGACCCCGCCGCGGTGGAAGCAGGCGTGCGTCATCTTCCTCGTCTTCTTCCCGCTCAGCCTGCTCGTGAACGCCGCCGCGGGGCAGTGGCTGGCCGCGGTGTGGCTGCCGCTGCGCGTGCTGCTCAGCGTCCTCGTCATGACCCCGGTGATGACCTACGCCGCGCTGCCGTGGATCACCCGCCGGATGGAGTGGTGGCTGCAGGGCCGCCCGGCGCCCTGGCGGCGCGGCGCCACCGGGGCACGCGCGACCTGA